In Anaerobacillus sp. CMMVII, a single window of DNA contains:
- the gatB gene encoding Asp-tRNA(Asn)/Glu-tRNA(Gln) amidotransferase subunit GatB: MNFETVIGLEVHVELKTNTKIFCGCSTEFGAPPNSQTCPICLGHPGVLPVLNKQAVEFGMKASMALNCEIASITKFDRKNYFYPDSPKAYQISQFDKPIGEHGWIDIEVNGEKKRIGITRIHLEEDAGKLTHSENGDYSLVDYNRVGTPLIEIVSEPDIRTPEEAYAYLEKLKAILQYTEVSDCRMEEGSLRCDANVSIRPVGQEEFGTKAEIKNLNSFAHVRSGLAYEEIRQAEVITAGGEIQQETRRWDDSKKETILMRVKEGSEDYRYFPDPDLVDYHIDNEWKERVRATIPELPDARQARYMSELGLSSYDAGVLTQSKAMADFFESGLTFNAPPKLLANWLMGEVNAYLKTADKEIGDVPLTPEALAKMIALIEKGTISNKIAKDVFKELIEKGGDPETIVKEKGLVQISDEGEIRKMIIGILDQNQPSIDDFKAGKDKAIGFLVGQVMKASKGKANPQLVNRILLEEIKTR; encoded by the coding sequence ATGAACTTTGAAACGGTTATTGGATTAGAAGTCCACGTTGAACTTAAGACGAATACGAAAATCTTTTGCGGTTGTTCGACAGAGTTTGGCGCGCCGCCAAACAGTCAAACATGCCCTATTTGTTTAGGTCACCCAGGTGTGTTACCGGTGTTAAACAAACAAGCAGTAGAATTTGGAATGAAGGCTTCCATGGCCCTAAACTGTGAGATTGCCTCAATCACGAAATTCGATCGGAAAAATTACTTTTATCCAGATAGCCCAAAGGCATATCAAATCTCTCAATTTGATAAACCGATCGGCGAGCATGGCTGGATCGATATTGAAGTGAACGGGGAGAAAAAACGAATTGGGATTACCCGCATTCATTTAGAGGAAGATGCAGGGAAATTGACACATTCAGAGAATGGTGATTATTCGTTAGTAGACTATAATCGTGTCGGAACGCCATTGATTGAAATTGTATCTGAACCAGATATTCGGACACCTGAAGAGGCTTATGCTTATTTAGAGAAACTCAAGGCAATTTTGCAGTATACTGAGGTTTCTGACTGCCGTATGGAGGAAGGCTCACTTCGTTGTGACGCCAACGTATCCATCCGTCCAGTAGGGCAAGAAGAGTTCGGGACAAAAGCGGAAATTAAAAACTTAAACTCCTTTGCTCATGTTAGAAGTGGCTTAGCGTATGAAGAAATTCGTCAAGCAGAGGTCATTACTGCTGGTGGAGAAATACAGCAAGAAACACGCCGCTGGGATGATAGTAAAAAAGAAACGATTCTGATGAGGGTAAAAGAAGGTTCAGAAGATTATCGGTACTTCCCAGACCCTGACTTAGTAGACTACCACATTGATAATGAGTGGAAGGAACGAGTGAGAGCAACGATTCCAGAGCTTCCTGATGCTCGTCAAGCTCGTTATATGAGTGAATTAGGGTTATCAAGCTATGATGCAGGGGTATTGACGCAATCTAAAGCGATGGCTGATTTTTTTGAAAGTGGCTTAACTTTTAACGCTCCTCCTAAGCTGCTCGCGAACTGGTTAATGGGTGAAGTTAATGCCTATTTAAAAACAGCTGACAAAGAAATTGGTGATGTACCATTAACACCTGAAGCGTTAGCAAAAATGATTGCTCTAATTGAAAAAGGAACGATTTCTAATAAAATTGCAAAAGACGTATTTAAGGAGCTAATCGAAAAAGGCGGCGATCCTGAAACAATTGTGAAGGAAAAAGGCTTAGTTCAAATTTCTGATGAAGGCGAAATTCGTAAGATGATCATCGGTATTCTTGATCAAAATCAACCTTCCATTGATGATTTCAAAGCTGGAAAAGATAAAGCAATTGGCTTCTTAGTCGGACAAGTTATGAAAGCCTCAAAAGGCAAAGCAAACCCGCAGCTCGTCAATCGAATTCTATTAGAAGAAATTAAAACAAGATAA
- the gatA gene encoding Asp-tRNA(Asn)/Glu-tRNA(Gln) amidotransferase subunit GatA, which yields MSLIEQSVQAIHKQLREKEITVSELVDASYKRIAQVDDKVKAFLSLDEENARSYAQQLDEALVGKVEKGLLYGLPIGIKDNIVTKGLRTTCASKLLENFEPVHDATVMGKIRSSEAVMIGKLNMDEFAMGSSTENSGYFRTRNPWNLDHVPGGSSGGSAASVAAGEVLFSLGSDTGGSIRQPASYCGVVGLKPTYGRVSRFGLVAFASSLDQIGPITRSVQDNAYLMQVISGYDKMDSTSANVDVPDYLSSLTGDIQGLKIAVPKEYLAEGVNEDVKTKVLEALKVLEGLGATWEEVSLPHSKYAVATYYLLSSSEASANLSRFDGVRYGVRSDNGTNLIEMYKETRSAGFGDEVKRRIMLGTFALSSGYYDAYYKKAQQVRTLIKKDFDDVLEKYDVIIGPTAPTTAFKIGEKTKDPLTMYANDILTIPVNLAGVPAISVPCGLSNGLPVGLQIIGKHFDESTVYRVAHAFEQATEHHQAKPEL from the coding sequence TTGTCATTAATTGAACAAAGTGTCCAAGCTATACATAAACAGCTTCGTGAAAAGGAAATTACAGTTTCTGAGTTAGTCGATGCATCGTACAAACGAATTGCCCAGGTCGATGACAAGGTAAAAGCATTTCTAAGCCTAGATGAAGAAAATGCTCGCAGCTACGCCCAGCAACTTGATGAAGCATTGGTCGGAAAAGTAGAAAAAGGTCTTTTATATGGGCTTCCAATCGGGATTAAAGATAATATTGTGACCAAAGGGTTACGTACGACTTGTGCAAGTAAACTACTAGAAAACTTCGAGCCTGTCCATGATGCAACAGTGATGGGGAAAATTCGTTCCTCAGAAGCAGTCATGATCGGTAAGTTAAATATGGACGAGTTTGCGATGGGTTCTTCCACGGAGAATTCGGGTTATTTCCGTACGAGAAACCCTTGGAACCTTGACCATGTTCCTGGTGGCTCGAGCGGTGGTTCAGCTGCATCGGTAGCAGCTGGAGAAGTCTTATTTTCACTTGGATCGGATACAGGGGGATCAATCCGCCAGCCTGCTTCATATTGTGGAGTTGTTGGCCTAAAACCGACCTATGGACGAGTTTCACGATTTGGCTTAGTAGCATTTGCTTCATCTCTTGATCAAATTGGCCCAATTACAAGGTCTGTTCAGGATAATGCCTATTTAATGCAAGTCATCTCGGGCTACGACAAAATGGATTCCACAAGTGCGAACGTTGATGTTCCTGACTATTTATCGAGTCTAACGGGTGATATCCAAGGCTTGAAAATAGCGGTACCAAAGGAGTACTTAGCTGAAGGTGTCAATGAAGATGTAAAAACGAAAGTTTTAGAGGCATTAAAAGTCTTAGAAGGTTTAGGAGCAACGTGGGAGGAAGTGTCGCTGCCGCATTCAAAGTACGCTGTTGCAACTTATTATTTACTTTCTTCTTCAGAGGCGTCTGCGAACCTCTCTCGTTTTGACGGTGTACGTTATGGTGTCCGTTCTGATAATGGTACTAATTTAATTGAAATGTATAAAGAGACGCGTAGCGCAGGTTTTGGTGATGAAGTGAAGCGTCGGATTATGCTTGGAACGTTCGCCTTAAGCTCTGGCTACTATGATGCATATTATAAAAAAGCGCAGCAAGTGCGGACCTTAATCAAAAAGGACTTTGACGACGTCTTAGAAAAATATGATGTCATCATTGGTCCAACAGCACCAACGACAGCTTTTAAAATTGGCGAGAAGACTAAAGATCCGCTTACAATGTATGCAAATGATATTTTAACAATCCCTGTAAACCTAGCAGGTGTTCCAGCTATATCAGTTCCTTGTGGACTTTCAAATGGCTTACCTGTTGGCTTACAGATTATCGGAAAACACTTTGATGAGTCTACGGTGTACCGTGTTGCCCACGCATTTGAGCAGGCGACAGAGCACCATCAGGCGAAACCAGAATTGTAA